Within the Rosa rugosa chromosome 2, drRosRugo1.1, whole genome shotgun sequence genome, the region GATAAAGATAATGTAGAGCAGgtttgactctctctctctctctcccactattGTTCTATGTTAGAGAATTAGAGTACCCAAATAATAGTTGGCATTGTGTATTTTCATGTGTTCTGAGAAAAGATGAACTAAACTTGAGCATTTCTACTATTAATTGCTAGTAAGAGGAAGAAGTAAAAGGTTTCATAGTAGAAAGGTGTTTGCTAAGTAATTTGAAGAATCTTTGAAGGGTTATCATCATTATTGTTATAATATGGTTCATTACATTTAAATCAAATTTGACTGAAGATGGGAGTGGAGAAGCAAGTTCTGAAGGCTGGAACCGGTCCCAAACCGGTAGCAGGTCAGAATGTGACCGTTCATTGCACCGGTTATGGAAAAGATGGTGATCTGAAACAGAAGTTTTGGAGCACTAAGGACCCCGGGCAGCAGCCTTTCACCTTCAAAATTGGGCAAGGGAATGTTATAAAAGGGTGGGATGAAGGAGTCCTTGGAATGCAAGTTGGAGAAGTTGCTCGTCTGCGGTGCTCTCCAGATTATGCTTATGGAGCTAGTGGATTTCCTGCTTGGGGGATACAACCTAATTCAGTTTTGGATTTTGAGATTGAAGTACTACGATTGGAGTGACATCAGGGCAGGGAGTTGGAATATCTGCAAATCCATATGCATAACATAATAAGTGGCATATTGTTACTAAGGAGGTGAAGGACTAATAAGTAGAAGCAAGAACAGGTTAGTTTTGGATTGTAGCACCTACTTTCACTTATTTGTGCTTATTCCTTGAGTCATCTTTAAAATAGTTGTGTCCTTTTGGTATGAATTTTTTCAAACTTATGGTGAATTTTAAATTTAGACCAAGATAAATTCTAATGAACTGAAGATCATTATTCTGATAGGGAGTGCAGATAATTGAAAACACCCGACTCCAATTTACTTTTAAGATTAATTGCTCCGCATCAAAATACTAATGGAAACTAAATTAAAGGCAGTCGCTTCCTGTCAAGTGAACTAATAGTGTGTTGTTGAAATGAACTATTAGTTCTTTGTAGCAGAAGCTGCAACAAATGCCCTGCACATAATAACCGGAACTCACTCACATTGTTGTCACTTGTTAGACCCTTGATTGAGTGGATTGACATGCTTTCCAAATATCTGCTACTATTATATTAGAGATGGTAATATCCGAAGTTATGTGGCATTTCAATGTGGAGAAAAATGTTTGCTATttgcttcattttctttttacaAAAGTTTGTAATTTGATCTGTTAATCACCTATTGTTTGCAACCATGTATATCAATGTCATTGTACTGGTTTTGAACTGAGTGATAACAATGTGGATAAACTTTTCACCTGAAAAGAAAAGTATCAAAGAACTAGATCCCCATGATGTTGGCTTATAAGAAAATGCTTTGGATGTGTTGTGCATAACCTGAATTAGAACTGCTTCAATTGAACCTGCGAATTTGTTTGGAAATCAATTAAAGCAGCAAATCACTTCATTTTTGCAGGATCTCTCTTATAACAATTATGCTAAATGCTACTATATTTTGCAGGTAGGAAGCGAGGGTGGCAAAAGAGCATCTGCTCATGTCATGACCTCAATTTTGACGTGTTACTGACCGTACTCTTGAATTCCACTTCTGCGGGCATGGACAGTGAAGGCAGACacttttgaaatgatatttAGGAAGGCTCAAAGATGTAATAAACTTTTGCTTTTCTAATTTGCCTCGTTTATTGGCAATGATCTCGCATTGTTTGAGGAGCTCTAGAAATTTCGTAATGAGGATATGCTACTTAAAGATTTGCAATTTTGCTAGTGTTGAATAAGCGTCTTGAGctcaaagaaaaaacaaagttaaaacttcTCTCTTACTCCAAGCGGAAAGGTCACCTATGAGCCCTTTTGATTTTGTATCACACGGATAAAAGTTCAATTTTCTGAAACTCTTTAGACTTGAGCCGTTAGATTAGTCATTATCTATGATATGCCCCATACATATAACAATTATCATTTTTCGAATTTTCAATACTCTTAAAGTATCGTAAAACACCACAGTTAGATACAGTCATCATACATAAAAAGAATGTAGCTATAATGAATTATTATGACGAAGCTCATTCGTCATAAATTGACCAATTTTTAagtatctcttcttcttttttgttgatttgattttcAAGAAAGAGAAACTACAAAGAGAAATTTTCATAATAACTTCATCCTaattgatcaaaattaaaaattttggcGGTACTTTTTATTCTATAGCTTTAAAAGACAAAGAATGAATTAAAATTTTCTCACCATCCTGCACATGACCAAGATTGTTAAGAAACCATGAAAGGGTTTGACTCAACTTATGTCACTGCCCACTTGAGAAGTTCTTGACTCTTAAGTCGAACTCAAGACTTTCcactaaaatagaaaaaatagtgACTTATGTATTTGACTCGAGATGAGTATTAAAAATTCTTTAACAAAATATTCTCAAGGTTTGTTGTGTTTCAAATCCACGTCTGTTCTATCTAAATTTTAATCCACGTACTTAGGATGAACGGTCGAAGATCTCTCTTTCATGAGAAATATGGTAGACCGCAGCACACCTTATTAGTACTCTGCCTATACTTGAGTGGATAGAGGAGTGATCAAGCTCAGAAAGTTCACAGTTACTGGAGAACTCAGACATGGCTTCCATTCCATGTACTACTGCTCCTAGCCACTCATGCTTCGCCTCCAACTCCTTCAATTCTTCAACTTTTTCAGTCAAACTCAATACCCAGTTTCTGGGTACCCGAAGTAGGCTGGGTCGGGTCAGACCCTTTGGTCTTGGACCCTCCAATGGCTCCAGAGCCAAGTGCTGGTTCAAGTTCGGTAAAAACGGTATAGATGCTGAGGGTGCTGGAATCTATGGAAGCCAATCCCGTGATGATTATGATAAAGATGATGTTGAGCAGGTTTTTACTCTTATCTCCCTTTACAACTTTTGCCTATGTAatttgtgttttgtgtgaatGTGGGTTAGTAGTGA harbors:
- the LOC133732314 gene encoding peptidyl-prolyl cis-trans isomerase FKBP12; the protein is MASIPLCTTAASHSCLTSNSFSSPSCFVKLNAQFLGTRNRQGRVRPFGLGPSKCWFKFVIDAKVAGIYASQSGGEFDKDNVEQMGVEKQVLKAGTGPKPVAGQNVTVHCTGYGKDGDLKQKFWSTKDPGQQPFTFKIGQGNVIKGWDEGVLGMQVGEVARLRCSPDYAYGASGFPAWGIQPNSVLDFEIEVLRLE
- the LOC133734530 gene encoding protein LHCP TRANSLOCATION DEFECT isoform X3, producing the protein MASIPCTTAPSHSCFASNSFNSSTFSVKLNTQFLGTRSRLGRVRPFGLGPSNGSRAKCWFKFGKNGIDAEGAGIYGSQSRDDYDKDDVEQYFNYMGMLAVEGTYDKMNALLSQNIHPVDILLLMAASEGDKPKIEELLRAGASYSVKDADGRTALDRAASDEIKDFILGFSVQKA